One genomic window of Medicago truncatula cultivar Jemalong A17 chromosome 1, MtrunA17r5.0-ANR, whole genome shotgun sequence includes the following:
- the LOC11409551 gene encoding transcription factor MYB61, whose amino-acid sequence MGRHSCCYKQKLRKGLWSPEEDEKLLNYITKHGHGCWSSVPKLAGLQRCGKSCRLRWINYLRPDLKRGAFSQQEENLIIELHAVLGNRWSQIAAQLPGRTDNEIKNLWNSCLKKRLRQSGIDPNTHKPLSEVENDNEKSLTSNKTNQKGSVSSNEVMSLMIEPTKPSIEGYPLEVSTTSKINNSSSSSHELFLDTRFGSSSSYFSFQNLNYGSNIGISENPNASSICFTPTSTSSQIMSDTNSVITSNMLHSVSPSIFSTPTHVKPTVSVSSVDGVHNWEASSYNNINNTNNGALPLQEEMKWSEYLNTPFLMQNQPSPSMYTEAKPETGFITDESCTSWQQQQQQNFQLSDIYSKDLQRFSVAFGQSM is encoded by the exons ATGGGAAGACACTCTTGCTGCTACAAGCAGAAATTAAGGAAAGGACTTTGGTCTCCTGAGGAAGATGAGAAGCTTTTGAATTACATTACCAAACATGGTCATGGATGTTGGAGTTCAGTCCCCAAACTAGCAG GTTTGCAAAGGTGTGGGAAGAGTTGCAGGTTAAGATGGATAAATTACTTGAGGCCTGATTTGAAAAGAGGAGCATTCTCACAACAAGAAGAGAATTTGATCATTGAACTTCATGCTGTACTTGGTAACAG ATGGTCTCAGATTGCAGCACAATTACCAGGAAGAACTGACAATGAGATTAAAAATCTATGGAATTCATGTCTCAAGAAGAGGTTGAGACAAAGTGGCATTGATCCAAACACACACAAACCACTCTCTGAGGTTGAAAATGACAATGAAAAATCACTCACATccaacaaaaccaatcaaaaagGTTCAGTTTCATCCAATGAAgttatgagtttgatgattgAACCTACAAAACCTTCTATAGAAGGATACCCTCTAGAAGTTTCTACTACCTCAAAGATCAACAACAGTAGTAGCAGCAGCCATGAATTATTCCTGGATACCAGGTTTGGTAGCAGTTCAAGTTATTTTTCTTTCCAGAACTTGAACTATGGATCAAACATAGGGATTTCTGAAAATCCAAATGCATCATCTATTTGTTTCACAccaacttcaacttcttcacAAATTATGTCAGATACAAATTCTGTTATAACTTCCAATATGCTCCATTCTGTATCACCCTCAATTTTCTCAACTCCAACACATGTTAAACCAACTGTTTCCGTTTCCTCGGTGGACGGAGTTCATAACTGGGAAGCAAGTagctacaacaacattaacaacacaaacaacggcgctttacctttacaagaaGAAATGAAATGGTCTGAGTATCTTAACACACCATTTCTTATGCAGAATCAACCTTCTCCATCAATGTACACTGAAGCTAAACCAGAAACAGGTTTCATAACAGATGAATCATGTACTAGTTggcagcagcagcaacaacaaaattttcaacTTTCTGATATATATAGCAAGGATCTGCAGAGATTTTCAGTGGCTTTTGGACAAAGTATGTAG